AATGTTTGGTCTTTATGAGTTGCAGATGCCAAGCTTTATCCAGTCAAAATTATCAAAAAGCTCTCAAAGCTCAAAAGGTGGATTTGTTGGTGTTGCTATTATGGGATTTTTATCTGCTATTATTGTTGGGCCTTGTGTTTCAGCACCGTTAACCGGAGCATTGATCTATATAGGACAAAGTGGAAATGCCTTGCTCGGTGGATCTGCTCTTTTTGTTATGAGTTTGGGTATGGGAGTCCCACTTCTGATGATCGGTGCGGGAGCTGGGAAATATTTGCCAAAACCGGGCAAATGGATGGATAATATAAAAGCAATATTTGGCGTTTTGATGCTCAGTGTTGCCGCTTGGGAAATGTCTCTTATCATATCTCCATTCGCTTCAATGTTGTTGTGGATGGTATTGATACTTATTTCTTCGATTTATATGGGAGCGCTGGAGCCTTTAGGAAAAAATGTAACAGGCTGGAAAAAACTTTTGAAGGGCATCGCTGTTATCTTTTTTATTTACTCCGTTATGCTTTTTATCGGTGCCATGCAAGGAGCCACAAATCCTTTAAATCCGTTGGCATCAAATAACAGCAATGTCACAAAAATTACTAGCCAAACAAAGCAACAGACAGTCGAGAAAAAATCCGAATTTAAGATAGTCAAAACACTAAATGAGCTCAACAAAGAGATTAAAAACTCAAAAAAGCCGGTTATGGTTGATTTTTGGGCCCAATGGTGTGTGAGTTGTAAAGAGTTTGATGAATATACACTTAAAAACCCTTCTGTGGAAAAAAGATTGGCAAAGTTTCGCTTGATTCGAATTGATGTTACTAAAAATGATGCTAAAGACAAAGTCCTATTAAGAAGGTTTCATGTTTTTGGCCCACCAGTAATTATATTTTTTAAACAAAAGAAGGAATTAAGAACATTTCGAGTTGTAGGTCTCAAAGATGCCACATTTTTTGCAAAACAATTAGATAAGGTGCTTGCTTATCAATGAAAGTAACTTTAGTTTTATTAGTTTTTTGTTTTAAAAATAGTATTCTACGTGTATGAAAATTTTATTACTTGAAGATGACATCGCTTTAGGCGAAACCATACAGGATTTATTAGAAGAGAACAATTACAAAGTCGATTATGTCATAACGGGCAATGAAGCCATAGACTCTAGTTATGACAACAAATATGATTTATATATTTTTGACATCAATGTGCCTGATATTGATGGGCTTGATATACTCAAAGCCCTAAGAGAGGCAGACGATAAAACTCCTGCTATATTTATCAGTGCGATGACTGATTTAAAAACAGTTTTAAAGGGTTTTGAAGTGGGAGGTGATGATTTCATTAAAAAGCCATTTTATCCTGAAGAGCTGTTGGCTAAGGTCAATCTCAAACTTGCTAAAGAAGATAAAACTATCATCTTCGGTAATATAACATTCTTCACAAAAGATGAAAAAATGGAAAAAAATGGAAAAAGTATCTACCTTGGTGGCATACAACTCAAACTCTTCAAACTCTTTATCAACAATACGAACCGCATCATCACCAAAGATGAGCTATATGAGTGTTTGGAAAAACCTAGCGAAAGTGCTTTGCGTTTTCACATAAATAGACTCAAGAATTCTACCGGATTTGATATTAAAAACATAAGAGCAAGTGGGTATATCCTTGAGAAGAGTTGAGATTGAATCTTTTATCAAAAGCTTTCTTTTGTTTTTCATATCTATCTCTAGTGTCATAGGATTTATGTATTATCAAGCATATCAAACAAAACTTCAAGAATTAAAAACTACTATATTTTCACAGATGCAGCTTACAAATCTAGGCGGAAAGACATTAGGTTTTACCAAACAGATCGTTCAAAAAGAGGGTGGCATCGCTCTTGATACTTTCTATTCTGATAGTAAAGACATATTTGTATTTTTTAAAAACAGAGATTCAAATAACTCTCTTGTAAAGATATCTTATCCATTAAAAAATCTTGATAATGATGATAAAATCATTTTTCATAGAAATCTTAAAATATTTTTGCAGAGCCTTGTTATCATCGCCTTTCTTTCAATTCTTTTTTCTTTGTACACACTCTATCCGTTTAAAAAATATCTCAAATTAACAGATGAATTTATAAAAGATATTTTGCATGATTTTAATACTCCGATTGCCACCATAAGATTAAATGCGAGCATACTCAAAAACAAACAAAACAATAAAAATATACAACGCATCGAAGGTGGTATTGAGACGATACTCAATCTACAAAACAATCTCAAAGAATATCTTGAAAATGATATAAAACAGAGTCAAGATTTTAGTCTTAAAGAAGTAGCGATGCAACGAATCCTTTATATGCAAGGAGCGTTTCCTCATATCCACTTTCACTCTGACATAAAAGATAAAACATTGCACTGTTACAAAGATGGTTTTATAAGAATCATCGACAACATCTTATCAAACGCTTGCAAATACAATAAAAAAAATGGAAGTGTTACAGTGAGCCTCAAAGAAAATATGATTTTGGAGATACAAGACACAGGAAGTGGCATAAAAAACCCTAAAAAAATCTTCAATAGATTTTACAAAGAAACCTCCAGAGGTCTAGGCATTGGTCTTCATTTAGTCAAAAAACTCTCAAAAAAGATGCATATACCTTTACATGTGGACTCCGAGGTTGGCATCGGAACAACTTTTAAGCTGGATCTAGAAAATCTAATACTTAACTAACACTCTTATCTTATAATTTCATTATAAAAAAAAGGTGCTCGAAAGAGCGAGAAAATATAAAAATAATCTATAAGGAAAATCAAATGAAAAAGACAACTTTACTAGCAGTAGTATTAAGTGGAGCATTAGCAGTAGGAGCTTTTGCTCATGGTGATAATAATCAACAAGGTATGATGAACGGACAATATCAGCAAAACATGCAAAGAGGTCAAGGTATGGGTATGATGGGTGGTCAACAAGGTATGATAAATAGACAATATGATGGTGATTATGGCTGTAGCGGTAATGGCATAATGGGTGGCGCTATGATGGGTGGTCAAAGTAGAATGGGTATGATGGGTGGTCAAAGTAGAATGGGTATGATGGGTGGTGGCATGCAGATGTTCTCACAATTAAACCTTACTAATGAACAACAGTACCAACTTTCTATTCTCAGAGATGAAATGCGTTTGAAGATGAAAAAACAAATACACAATGGACAACCAATGAGACAAATGGGAGCCTTTTTAAAAGGGGATAATTTTGATAAAAACGCTTTCAAAAAACAGATGAAAAAACAATTTGAAAGGATGTTAAATATCATGGCAGACAATATGGAAAAATCTTTTAAGATACTAACTAAAGAACAAAAAAATCAACTTGAAGCAAACATGAAATAAGGATAAAAAATGTACAATAAAGTAAAATTTTAAAAGGATAATGTGATGAGAAGAGCAACTTTAGCACTCGTACTAATCGGGCTGATAAACTCTTCTCTTTTTGCCGAAAGCGCGCAAGAGATTCTAGCTAAAAATGGATGTATGAAGTGTCATAGCATAAATGGTATGAAATATGCACCACCATTTTCTATGATAATCGGGATGAATGAGGGTTGGTTTGGATTAAATGAAAACGATATCAAAAATAGCATAAAATATGGCAGCCAAGGTAAATATCCAATGTTTTCAAACACTAAAATGCCTGCTTATAAAAACTTGACAAATAAAGAAATAAATACTCTTGTAGCTTGGCTAAAGTCACTAAAAGGGATGAGAGATAATATGATGAACCGCCACATGATGCAACATAATATGATGAAATTCTAGCTTGTTTCTTATCTGCGCGAGGCAACGAAGCATACTTTAAGAGTATTTGTATTATGATACTGATTATCATTATAAAGGTTAACAAAAATGGAAGAGTTTATCATAACATTTAGAGAATCATTAGAGGCGGCACTGATCGTAGGTATTGTATATAGTTATCTAAAAAAAATAGATAAAAGTGAATACAATAAGTTTGTCAATTTTGGACTGTTTTTGGGAGTTTTTGGGAGCATCCTCGGTGCCATTGGCTTTGAGATGCTCTTAGGCGGGTTTACAGGGATTAGTGAGCAAATCTTTGAAGGTATCACGATGAGCGTAGGCGCTATTTTGATCGTATATCTGATTGTTTGGATGTCTGACAAAAAAGATACTTCACATCAGATCAAAAAACAAGTCGCCGATGCGATGAACTCCGACAGAGGAATGGGATTAGTTTTTTTAGTTTTTATTCTAATATTGCGAGAGGGCATTGAGACGACACTCTTTTTAAGCTCCGTCGCATCAAGTCAAAATGGAATCTCTCAAATATCATCCATACTAGGTATTTTAGCCGGGATTTTAGTAGGATATGGCGTTTATTCTGGTTTAAAAGTTATGAATTTAAAGTATTTATTTAATATCAGCAGCACCCTCTTAGTTGTGTTTGCAGCAGGCCTATTTGCGCAAGGAGTTCATGAATTTCAAGAAGCAGGCATTATCCCGACCTTAATCGAACATATATGGAACACCAACAATATACTAAACGAGAACGGCATAATGGGCATTTTTATGAAGTCTTTATTCGGTTATAACGCAAATCCCTCTTTACTTGAAATATTGACATATATTACTTCTATCATGATTATGATTTTGCTATATAATAGAAAAAGTATCGAAACGCATAAAACATTAAACCCATAAACATCATAATTTAAGGCTATTAATTGATTAAGTGACCTTGCACACTATAACGGCTAAAGCCCATAAAAGCGGCAGGGTCTAAAGTCCCTACAACCCCATAAAGCCGCGATTTGTAGGACTTTTCGAGAAAAAAGTGCGTAAGGTTAGTGATTAATTTGCAACACTCTTTTTCTTCCCTTTTGAGAAGATTTGTCGAGTTTAATATTAGAGGTATCCTTATCTTTCAATTATTTGCTCGTAGAGGCAAGAATTAGGAATTTTATTGTAAAAGTAGCCTCTCCCTATTTGTGGACAATTTTATCACATTCACTATAGCCTTAACAATCCAGTGGGTTTGCTAATTTATTACTAATATCCGGAGGATTTTTAGAAAATGTAATTTATTAATAAATTATTTAATATCTCAATATATAATTACATTAGAACATACTAATATACTAATTAATGGTGAAAGTAATGACAAATACAACACAATGCCTCAGGCAAAATGTAGATATAGAGTTGATAAACAACGCAAAAGAAGCGTTGTGTCATATGGGGGAAAGATTGGAAAAAGATGCAAATACTTTTTCTCTTTTAGGTAGTGCCGTAAGGTTAAAGATATTGTATCTATTTTTGAAGTTTGATAGGATGTGCGTTTGTGATCTAAGTGATGTATTAGAGATGAAACAGTCGCCAATATCTCAGCATCTGCGAAAATTAAAAGATGCGGGATTGTTAGAAAACAGACGAGAGGGATTGACTATATTTTATTCTATTCCATCAGATAAAAAAGAACAATTAAAAGAGATAATTGAGAATAACATATAAGCCCAGTGTTACGAATAAGTTTGATAATAAAAACAATAAGCAATTAAGTGATTTTGAAGATGAGCTAAAATTACATGAGGATAATAAAATGAAAAAATTAAATATAACAGGTATGACTTGCAAACATTGTGCCATCACTGTTGAAAAGGCATTAAACAAAGTGGATGGCATTCAAAAAGCAACGGTCTCTTTTACAAACAATAGAGCATCTATAATTACCAATAAAGATATCGCAGACAAAGATATTTTGGATGCGGTTAAAAAAGTTGGATATGGGGCATCTGTGATAGAAAACCAAGAGAGTGATAAAGAGGTGCATATTGCCATCATAGGCAGTGGAGCGGCAGCTTTTGCAGCAGCGATTAAAGCCAGCGAAGGTGGAGCAAAGGTAACGATGATAGAGCGTGGAGTCACCGGTGGCACTTGTGTTAATATCGGCTGTGTTCCTTCAAAAATCATGATTCGCTCAGCCCATATCGCACATTTAAGACGAAACTCTCCTTTTGATGATGGCATCTCACCTTGTAATCTTGAGATAGATCGTGAAATGCTTTTGGAGCAACAACAACAAAGAGTCGATGATCTTCGTCATGCCAAATATGAAAATATACTTGAAATCAACCCTTCTATAAATCTCGTGCATGGATTTGCAACTTTTAAGGATGCGCATACTCTGCAAGTAAAATTAACTGGCGGTGGAACACAGGAGATAACATTTGATAAAGCTTTGATTGCAACAGGTGCTTCGCCTTTTATACCGGATATTGAAGGTTTAGACAAGACGCCTTTTTGGACATCAACGGAAGCTTTAGTTGCACGAAAGATACCACAAAGACTCGTAGTATATGGAAGCTCTTCCGTGGCGCTCGAGTTGGCTCAAGCCTATCAAAGATTGGGCTCAAGTGTTACTTTGATTGCAAGAAGCAGACTTCTCTCTCGCGAAGATGATTTGATAGGAGAAGAACTTGAAAAGATTTTAAAAGAAGAAGGGATGCAAATCATAAAAAATGCAAATTTTCAAAGCGTCTCTTATGAAAATCACCATTTTCATTTCAACATCAATGATAAACAAATTCTAAGTGACGCGCTACTCATAGCAACAGGCAGGAAGGCTAATACTGCAAAGCTTGGACTTGAAAATATCGGCGTTAAAACAAATACAAATGGCACGATAATCGTCAATGCTCACTTACAAACGAGCGTAGAGCATATATATGCAGGAGGAGATTGTACTAGCAACCCGGCTTTTGTATATGTAGCAGCAGCTGCTGGAACCAGGGCTGCTGCAAATATGTTAGGCAAAAATGAAGTTTTAGATACCTCTATAGTGCCAGCAGTCGTATTTACTGAGCCTCAAGTCGCAACAGTAGGGCTTGATGAAAAACAAGCAAAAGAAAAAGGCTATGAAGTGGATACGAGAATTTTAGACTTAGAAAATGTGCCAAGAGCCCTTGCCAATTTTGATACAAATGGCTTTATAAAGATGGTAGCGCAAAAAGATACCGGTTTGCTTTTAGGAGTTCAAGCCTTATGTGACAATGCAAGTGATGTCATACAGAGCGCTGCTTTGGCACTAAGAGCAAAGATGAGTGTACAAGAACTTGCAAGCGAACTTTTCCCATATTTGAGCATGGTTGAGGGTTTGAAGCTTTGTGCTCAAACATTTAATAAAGATGTAAAACAACTATCTTGCTGTGCGGGGTAAAGGAAAAAATATGAAATTAAAAGTTACAGATAATTTAAAATGGCTGACACTGTTGATAACAGGAAGTACTTTATTGTGCTGTGCTTTACCTATACTCTTGGTCTCGCTAGGATTGGGAGCTACGGTCGCAAGTTTAAATTTTAATGTACCGGGACTCTACTTTTTAGCAGAACATAAAGTGTGGACATTTAGCATATCTGCTGTACTGCTGTTATTTTTAGTATTGATTATATGGCGACCAAATCAAAGTTGCCCAAATGATCCTGAGTTGGCAAAGTATTGTGAAACTTCAAAAAAATGGAATAAAAGAGTTTTCTTTTTGAGTGTCGCGATATGGTTGACTAGCTTTTTCGCTAGTTATTTACTTTTGCCTTTGCGAGAGTTTCTAAATCTATAAGAAATGATTATGAAAAAGTTATTGATAGTTAGTTTGCTATTTGGAGCATTTATGGTGCCCTCAACCTTTGCAAGAACCGTTGAAATTGATGTGTATGGGATGACATGTGCATTTTGTGCAGATAGTTTGGATAGAAAATTTAAAAATATGGAACATGTATCCAAAGTTACAGTTAGTTTGAAAAACAAAAAAATACGCCTTGAAACCGACAGTGCTTTGCCAACGGTTAAAGCGATTAAACAAGCTGTTTTAGACACGGGATTTACCCCTACGAAAGTAACGGTAGTAAATGGGGAGAAGAAATAAAGATAAAATTTTTGCG
This genomic window from Sulfurospirillum sp. 1612 contains:
- a CDS encoding Spy/CpxP family protein refolding chaperone, with translation MKKTTLLAVVLSGALAVGAFAHGDNNQQGMMNGQYQQNMQRGQGMGMMGGQQGMINRQYDGDYGCSGNGIMGGAMMGGQSRMGMMGGQSRMGMMGGGMQMFSQLNLTNEQQYQLSILRDEMRLKMKKQIHNGQPMRQMGAFLKGDNFDKNAFKKQMKKQFERMLNIMADNMEKSFKILTKEQKNQLEANMK
- the merA gene encoding mercury(II) reductase, whose amino-acid sequence is MKKLNITGMTCKHCAITVEKALNKVDGIQKATVSFTNNRASIITNKDIADKDILDAVKKVGYGASVIENQESDKEVHIAIIGSGAAAFAAAIKASEGGAKVTMIERGVTGGTCVNIGCVPSKIMIRSAHIAHLRRNSPFDDGISPCNLEIDREMLLEQQQQRVDDLRHAKYENILEINPSINLVHGFATFKDAHTLQVKLTGGGTQEITFDKALIATGASPFIPDIEGLDKTPFWTSTEALVARKIPQRLVVYGSSSVALELAQAYQRLGSSVTLIARSRLLSREDDLIGEELEKILKEEGMQIIKNANFQSVSYENHHFHFNINDKQILSDALLIATGRKANTAKLGLENIGVKTNTNGTIIVNAHLQTSVEHIYAGGDCTSNPAFVYVAAAAGTRAAANMLGKNEVLDTSIVPAVVFTEPQVATVGLDEKQAKEKGYEVDTRILDLENVPRALANFDTNGFIKMVAQKDTGLLLGVQALCDNASDVIQSAALALRAKMSVQELASELFPYLSMVEGLKLCAQTFNKDVKQLSCCAG
- a CDS encoding FTR1 family iron permease codes for the protein MEEFIITFRESLEAALIVGIVYSYLKKIDKSEYNKFVNFGLFLGVFGSILGAIGFEMLLGGFTGISEQIFEGITMSVGAILIVYLIVWMSDKKDTSHQIKKQVADAMNSDRGMGLVFLVFILILREGIETTLFLSSVASSQNGISQISSILGILAGILVGYGVYSGLKVMNLKYLFNISSTLLVVFAAGLFAQGVHEFQEAGIIPTLIEHIWNTNNILNENGIMGIFMKSLFGYNANPSLLEILTYITSIMIMILLYNRKSIETHKTLNP
- a CDS encoding sensor histidine kinase; this translates as MRRVEIESFIKSFLLFFISISSVIGFMYYQAYQTKLQELKTTIFSQMQLTNLGGKTLGFTKQIVQKEGGIALDTFYSDSKDIFVFFKNRDSNNSLVKISYPLKNLDNDDKIIFHRNLKIFLQSLVIIAFLSILFSLYTLYPFKKYLKLTDEFIKDILHDFNTPIATIRLNASILKNKQNNKNIQRIEGGIETILNLQNNLKEYLENDIKQSQDFSLKEVAMQRILYMQGAFPHIHFHSDIKDKTLHCYKDGFIRIIDNILSNACKYNKKNGSVTVSLKENMILEIQDTGSGIKNPKKIFNRFYKETSRGLGIGLHLVKKLSKKMHIPLHVDSEVGIGTTFKLDLENLILN
- a CDS encoding c-type cytochrome: MRRATLALVLIGLINSSLFAESAQEILAKNGCMKCHSINGMKYAPPFSMIIGMNEGWFGLNENDIKNSIKYGSQGKYPMFSNTKMPAYKNLTNKEINTLVAWLKSLKGMRDNMMNRHMMQHNMMKF
- the dsbD gene encoding protein-disulfide reductase DsbD, with the protein product MRMSHFDMKNLIKIFLITIFFNISLFAAFTQQKVLSPDEAFQVSSSKTGKGIILKIKLGEKMYVYDNKLHVELISPKKALLDKETERPKPVSFHGFIVHRKDIKILIPNRVIKKYINSGKFKIKLSYQGCSEMGLCYQPMSKDFIFTSAKVLNTASSDKKDIVLPFASSKVFNNTTNAQNNIAAPLVSKKSLNKTTKVQNHSTLSLSEEDKISNTIKSNSIFMVLLMFFGFGLLLALTPCVLPMIPILSSIIVAQSNKGINTKRAFLLSLVYVLAMSLTYAVAGIIAGLFGANIQTAVQNPWVISTFSLIFVLLSLSMFGLYELQMPSFIQSKLSKSSQSSKGGFVGVAIMGFLSAIIVGPCVSAPLTGALIYIGQSGNALLGGSALFVMSLGMGVPLLMIGAGAGKYLPKPGKWMDNIKAIFGVLMLSVAAWEMSLIISPFASMLLWMVLILISSIYMGALEPLGKNVTGWKKLLKGIAVIFFIYSVMLFIGAMQGATNPLNPLASNNSNVTKITSQTKQQTVEKKSEFKIVKTLNELNKEIKNSKKPVMVDFWAQWCVSCKEFDEYTLKNPSVEKRLAKFRLIRIDVTKNDAKDKVLLRRFHVFGPPVIIFFKQKKELRTFRVVGLKDATFFAKQLDKVLAYQ
- a CDS encoding heavy-metal-associated domain-containing protein, which encodes MKKLLIVSLLFGAFMVPSTFARTVEIDVYGMTCAFCADSLDRKFKNMEHVSKVTVSLKNKKIRLETDSALPTVKAIKQAVLDTGFTPTKVTVVNGEKK
- a CDS encoding response regulator transcription factor; the encoded protein is MKILLLEDDIALGETIQDLLEENNYKVDYVITGNEAIDSSYDNKYDLYIFDINVPDIDGLDILKALREADDKTPAIFISAMTDLKTVLKGFEVGGDDFIKKPFYPEELLAKVNLKLAKEDKTIIFGNITFFTKDEKMEKNGKSIYLGGIQLKLFKLFINNTNRIITKDELYECLEKPSESALRFHINRLKNSTGFDIKNIRASGYILEKS
- a CDS encoding ArsR/SmtB family transcription factor; this encodes MTNTTQCLRQNVDIELINNAKEALCHMGERLEKDANTFSLLGSAVRLKILYLFLKFDRMCVCDLSDVLEMKQSPISQHLRKLKDAGLLENRREGLTIFYSIPSDKKEQLKEIIENNI